TTCATTCCACTCGCCCATGGTGGCCAGCCCTGGCAGGACAGCACCGTGTTCGAAAGCGTGGTGCTCTCGGTGATGGGTGTGGACGGCTACAAGAAAGCCCTGGTCGACCTCGATGACGCGACGCTAAAAGGGCCGGAAATGGTCAAGTCGCTGACCGAGCTGAAGAAGGTCGCCACCTACATGGACCCGGACGGCAAGGGCCAGGACTGGAATTTGGAAGCGACCAAGGTGATCAACGGCAAGGCCGGCATGCAGATCATGGGCGACTGGGCCAAGAGCGAGTGGACGCTGGCGAAGAAGGTCGCCGGCAAGGACTACGAGTGCGTGGCGTTCCCGGGCACCCAAAAGGCCTTCCTGTACAACATCGACTCGCTGGTGGTGTTCAGGCAAAAAGACCAGGGCACGGCCGCAGGTCAGCAGGACATCGCGAAGAGGGTCCTGGATGAAAACTTCCAGAAGGTCTTCAGCACCAACAAGGGCTCGATTCCGGTGCGAAACGACATGCTCGCCGACATGGGCAAGTACGGATTCGACACCTGCGCACAGACCTCTGCCAAGGATTTCCTTGCCGATGCCAAGAGCGGCGGCCTGCAGCCGAGCATGGCGCACAACATGGCCACCACCCTGGCCGTGCAGGGTGCGTTCTTCGATGTGGTAACCAACTACATCAACGACCCCAAGGCCGACCCGGCCGATGCGGCGAAGAAGCTGGCAGCGGCGGTGAAGGCGGCCAAGTGAAGGCCTGACGGCCTCATCGCCGGCAAGCCGGCTCCCACAGGTACTTCGCCGATTTCGAAAGCAGCGCTCCCTCACCTGTGGGAGCTGGCTTGCCAGCGATGAGGCCAGTACTGACAACACAAGAGGCAGTGCTCGACACTGCCCAGCCTTCGGGTAGACAACCCATGACTACAGCAACCGCCCAACTGCGGGCCTCCCCCCTGGACGCGTTGCAGCGCTGGCTACCCAAGCTGGTGCTGGCGCCGAGCATGTTCATCGTCCTGGTGGGCTTCTACGGCTACATTCTCTGGACGTTCGTCCTGTCCTTCACCACCTCGACCTTCCTCCCCACCTACAAGTGGGCAGGCCTGGCGCAATACGCCCGCCTGTTCGACAACGACCGCTGGTGGGTGGCGAGCAAGAACCTGCTGCTGTTCGGCGGCCTGTTCATCGCCATCAGCCTGGCCATCGGTGTGTTGCTGGCGGTGCTGCTCGACCAGCGCATACGCCGCGAAGGTTTCATCCGTACCATCTACCTCTACCCCATTGCGCTGTCGATGATCGTCACCGGCACCGCCTGGAAGTGGCTGCTCAACCCCGGCATGGGGCTGGACAAGCTGCTGCGCGACTGGGGCTGGGAGGGTTTTCGCCTGGATTGGCTGATCGACCCCGACCGGGTGGTGTACTGCCTGGTGATCGCTGCTGTCTGGCAGGCCTCTGGCTTCATCATGGCGATGTTCCTCGCCGGCCTGCGCGGTGTCGATCCATCGATCATCCGCGCCGCACAGATCGACGGTGCGAGCTTGCCGCGCATCTACTGGAGCGTGGTGCTGCCCAGCCTGCGCCCGGTGTTCTTCAGTGCGTTGATGATCCTCTCGCATATCGCCATCAAGAGCTTCGACCTGGTGGCGGCAATGACCGCCGGTGGCCCGGGGTACTCGTCCGACCTGCCGGCAATGTTCATGTACTCGTTCACCTTCAGCCGCGGCCAGATGGGCATGGGCTCGGCCAGCGCCATTCTCATGCTCGGGGCGATCCTGGCGATCCTCGTGCCGTATCTATACTCGGAGCTGCGGAGCAAACGCCATGCATAGCCCTGCTGCAAAATTGAGCCTGAGCCGCATCGCCATTCACGCCGTGCTGCTAGCGGCCGTGCTGCTCTACCTCGTGCCGCTGGTGGTGATGCTGCTGACCAGTTTCAAGACCCCGGAAGACATCAGCAGCGGTAACCTGCTGAGCTGGCCCGCCGTGTTTAGCGGCATCGGCTGGGTCAAGGCCTGGGACACGGTCAGTGGCTATTTCTGGAACTCGATCATGATCACCGTGCCGGCGGTACTGATCTCAACCGCCATCGGGGCGCTGAACGGCTATGTGCTGTCGATGTGGCGCTTTCGCGGTTCGCAGCTGTTCTTCGGCTTGCTGCTGTTCGGTTGCTTCCTGCCGTTCCAGACCGTGCTGCTGCCGGCCTCGTTCACCCTGGGCAAGCTGGGGTTGGCCAGCACCACCGAGGGCCTGGTGCTGGTGCATGTGGTCTACGGCCTGGCGTTCACCACGCTGTTTTTCCGCAACTTCTACGTCAGCGTGCCCGATGCGCTGGTCAAGGCCGCACGCCTGGACGGCGCCGGCTTCTTCACCATCTTTCGCCGCATCATCCTGCCGATGTCGACGCCGATCATCATGGTCTGCCTGATCTGGCAGTTCACCCAGATCTGGAACGACTTCCTGTTCGGCGTGGTGTTCTCCAGCGGCGATTCGCAACCGATCACCGTGGCCCTGAACAACCTGGTCAATACCAGCACCGGAGCCAAGGAATACAACGTCGACATGGCGGCGGCGATGATCGCCGGCCTGCCAACCCTGCTGGTCTACGTGGTGGCAGGCAAGTATTTCGTCCGCGGGCTCACTGCCGGCGCCGTCAAGGGGTAAGTCATGGCAACACTTGAACTTCGCAATGTGAACAAGACCTACGGCAGCGGCCTGCCGGACACCCTCAAGGACATCCAGCTGTCGATCAAGGACGGCGAATTCCTGATCCTGGTCGGCCCTTCGGGCTGTGGCAAATCGACCTTGATGAACTGCATCGCGGGGCTGGAAAACATCACCGGCGGGGCGATCCTCATCGACGAGCAGGACGTCAGCGGCATGAGCCCCAAGGATCGGGACATTGCCATGGTGTTCCAGTCCTACGCGCTGTACCCGACCATGAGCGTGCGCGAGAACATCGAGTTCGGCCTGAAGATTCGCAAGATGCCGCAGGCGGCCATCGACGAGGAGGTGGCGCGGGTGGCCAAGCTGCTGCAGATCGAGCACTTGCTGGCGCGCAAGCCGGCGCAGCTCTCCGGTGGTCAGCAGCAACGGGTGGCCATGGGCCGGGCGCTGGCGCGGCGGCCGAAGATCTACCTGTTCGACGAACCGCTGTCGAACCTCGACGCCAAGCTGCGAGTCGAGATGCGCACCGAAATGAAGCTGATGCACCAGCGCCTTAAGACCACCACGGTTTACGTCACCCACGACCAGATCGAGGCCATGACCCTGGGCGACAAGGTGGCGGTAATGAAGGACGGCATCATCCAGCAGTTCGGCACTCCGCAGCAGATCTACAACGACCCGGCCAACCAGTTCGTCGCCAGCTTCATCGGCTCGCCACCGATGAATTTCATTCCGGTACGCCTGACCCGTCAGGACGGGCGCCTGCTGGCCCTGCTCGACAGTGGCCAGGCCCGATGCGAGCTCCCTCTGGGAATGGCCAGTGAAGGGCTGGAGGGGCGTGAAATCATCCTCGGTATCCGCCCGGAGCAAATCACGCTGGGTAGCGGGGAGGGTAATGGCCTGCCAGGCATCCGCGCCGACGTGCAGGTCACCGAGCCTACCGGGCCGGACTTGCTGGTGTTCGTAACCCTCAACCAGACCAAGGTCTGCTGCCGCCTGGCGCCGGATGTGGCGTGCCGGGTTGGTGACAGCCTGCACCTGCAGTTCGACCCGGCGCGGGTGCTGCTGTTCGACGCCGCCACCGGCGAACGCCTGGGCTTGGGCAGCGGCAACGCTTCAGTGAAGGACAACGTGGCTCACTTCAAGAGCCGTTGAATCGTCTACACCATCAATAAGAAAAAAGAGGACGCAAAGGGATGGAACAGCGCAATCGCATCAGAACCTTGGGCTCGCTGGCCTTGCTCGCTGCGGTCGGCAGCAGTGGCGTGCAGGCCGCCGAGGCCTTTTCCAGCGAGTCGAAATGGATGACCGGCGACTGGGGCGGCACCCGCACCGAACTGCTGGAGAAAGGCTACGACTTCACCCTCGATTACGTCGGTGAAGTGGCCGGCAACCTCAACGGCGGCTACAACGACGACAAGACCGCCCGCTACAGCGATCAGTTCGCCCTTGGTGCCCACCTCGACCTGCAGAAGATCCTTGGTTGGCATGATGCCGAATTCAAACTGGCGATCACCGAGCGCAGCGGCCGCAACCTGTCCAACGACCGCATCAGCGACCCGCGTGCCGGGCAGTTCAGCTCGGTGCAGGAGGTGTGGGGGCGAGGCCAGACCTGGCGTCTGACGCAGATGTGGGTCAAGCAGAAGTACTTCGACGGCGCTCTGGATGTGAAATTCGGCCGCTTCGGCGAGGGCGAGGACTTCAACAGCTTCCCCTGCGACTTCCAGAACCTGGCCTTCTGCGGTTCGCAGGTGGGTAACTGGGTGGGCGGCATCTGGTACAACTGGCCGGTCAGCCAGTGGGCGCTGCGGGTCAAGTACAACATCACCCCCGACTTCTTCGTCCAGGTCGGCGCCTTCGAGCAGAACCCCTCGAACCTGGAAACCGGCAACGGCTTCAAACTCAGCGGCAGCGGTACCAAGGGTGCGATCCTGCCGGTGGAAATGGTCTGGTCGCCCAAGGTCAACGGCCTGCCGGGTGAATACCGTCTGGGCTACTACTACAGCACGGCCAAGGCCGACGACGTGTTCGATGACGTCAACGGCAACCCGCAGGCGCTGACCGGTGCAGACTTCAAGTCACATTCGAGCAAGCACGGCTGGTGGGTGGTGGCGCAGCAGCAGGTCACGGCCCATGCCGGCGACGTCAACCGCGGTCTGAGCCTGTTCGCCAACTTCACCGTTCACGACAAGGCCACCAACGTGGTCGACAACTACCAGCAGGTCGGCCTGGTCTACAAGGGTGCCTTCGATGCCCGTCCCAAGGACGATATCGGCTTCGGCGTGGCGCGCATTCACGTCAACGACGATGTGAAGAAACGTGCCGAGCTGCTCAATGCCCAAAGTGGCATCGACGACTACGACAACCCAGGTTTCGTGCCGCTGCAGCGTACCGAGTACAACGCCGAACTCTATTACGGCTTCCACGTCACCAACTGGCTCACCGTGCGGCCCAACCTGCAGTACATCAAGAGCCCGGGTGGCGTTGACGAGGTGGACAACGCGCTGGTCGCCGGCCTGAAGATTCAGTCGTCATTCTGAGCAGATTTGTTGTAAATTTACGCCAATCCAATTCGGCTCCCGGCATCCACTGGCTTGCAGTGGTTGTCGGGAACAGGCCGAGACAGCGCTATCTCAAACAACAAGAGCTTGGAACCATGCCCGAACATCCGCTACATCGCTTCTTTACCTCGCAACGGCCCAGGCCGACATTCGAGTGGGAGCGTTACCAGCAGCGCGATGTGCTGATCATCGATCACCCTCGCTGCCAGGCGGCCTTCAGCCGCCAGGGCGCGCAACTGCTGCACTTCCAGCCCGCCGGTGAACGGCCCTGGCTATGGTGCGCCGAGCAGTGGCCGCAGGTGGGGGCAATTCGCGGTGGTGTGCCGGTGTGCTGGCCCTGGTATGGCCGCCACCCCAGTGAAGACCTGTGGCCGGCCCATGGTTGGGCACGCTTGCTGGACTGGAAGCTGGTGGACAGCCGCGAAGACGAGGAGGGCGTGACGCTCAAGTGGCGGCTCGACGTGTGCGACTGGCAGGTGGACTTGCAGGCAAGGCTGGGCAGCCGCATGGAGTTGAGCCTGAGCACCGAGCACCAGGACAGTGAACCTTGCCAGTTGAGCCATGCTCTGCTGGCCTACTGGCGTATCAGTGACGTTTCCGAGATAGCGCTGTCTGGGCTCGAGGATATCGAAGGCTACGACCGCCTTAACCGTCAGGCCTGCCGGGAAGACGGTGCCTTGAAGGTCAAGGGCGGATGCCAGAAGGTCTACCCCGGCACGCCGCGGGTGCAGTTGCAGGACCCGGCGTGGCAGCGTGAGCTGTGCATCGACACCGGCGATAGCGATGACACCGTGGTCTGGCACCCTGGCAACCGCCCGTTGATGGGCGTGAGTGGGCGGGAGAGCCAGGGTTTCGTCTGCGTCGAGGCCGCCAGCGGCAGCGGCGAAGGCCTGAGCTTGGCGCCAGGCCAGCGCGCCCATCTGCGCTTGCAGGCGCACCGGCTCAGTTGAGTTCGTCGTCCTCGATCGGGTAGCGGCTGGCGTTGAGGCTTTCCTTGATCTTGCGCAGGTGTGGCTGGAAGTCCACGCCGCGGCGCAGGGTCATACCGGTGGCCAGCACGTCGAGCACGGTGAGCTGGATGATCCGCGAGGTCATCGGCATGTAGATGTCGGTGTCTTCCGGCAGCGGAATGTGCAGGCTCAGGCTGCAAGCCTGGGCCAGTGGCGAGCCGGCGGCGGTCAGGCCGAGCACCGAGGCGCCGTTTTCCCGCGCCAGGCGTGCCACCTCGACCAGCTCGCGGGTGCGCCCGGTGTAGGAGATGATCACGAACAGGTCGCCGGTGTGAGCCACCGAGGCCAGCATGCGTTGCATCAGTACGTCGGCATGAGCCGACACCGCCAGGTTGAAGCGGAAGAACTTGTGCTGGGCGTCGAGGGCCACCGGGGCCGAGGCGCCGAGGCCGAAGAAGTGGATCTGCCGGGCCTGGATCATCATGTCCACGGCGCGGCTGACCTGCTGCGGGTCGAGTTGCTGGCAGGCGGCGTCGAGCGAAGCGATGGCGCTGCCGAAGATTTTCTGCGTGTAGGCCGCCGGGTCATCGTCGGCCTCCACCGCACGGCTGACGTAGGCTGCGCCGCTGGCCAGGCTCTGCGCCAGTTGCAGCTTGAGCTCCGGGTAGCCGCTGACGCCGAATGAGCGGCAGAAACGGTTGACGGTCGGCTCGCTGACCTTTGCCGCCTGAGCCAGCGCGGCAATGCTGAAGCGGGTGGCTTGTTGCGGGTTGAGCAGAATGACTTCGGCGACTTTGCGTTCGGCCTTGTTCAGCTCGTCGAGGCGTCCCTGGATCTGCTCCAGGAGGTTTCGCACGCGGTCCATGGGGGTGTCCTTGGGTCGGAAAGACAGCCGGCTGACGGAGCAGCAGGCTTCTTGCAGGGTCCTGTATCGTACTGTTGGTGCGGGTGGCGCACCACTTGTCTGTAATCTTAGTGTGTAATGTTGTGGTTTTTACTACATTATTCCTTGAAAACCGTATGTGAAAGCGGTATTCCTAGACCAACTTTAGGAAAGAACCAACATCATGGCTGCGATCAGTGTCGAACCTTGCACCTTTGCCCTGTTTGGCGCCTTGGGCGACCTGGCATTGCGCAAGTTGTTTCCCGCGCTCTATCAGCTCGACCGTGCCAATCTGCTGCATGCCGATACTCGGCTGCTGGCGTTGGCCCGCGAGGCTGGTAGCGCGCAGGAGCATTTGAATACCATCGAAGCCCACTTGCGCCGGCACGTCTCGGAAGGTGACCTGGAGCCCGCGGCGCTGGGGCGTTTCCTTGGCCGCCTGAGCTACCAGCATCTGGACTTCCTGCAGCCTGAGGGCTACCAGGCCCTGGCTGAGCAGGCGCCCGGCGAGTTGCCGTTGATCGCCTACTTCGCGACGGCCGCCGCCGTGTATGGCGCCATCTGCGAAAACCTCGACAGGGCCGGCCTGGCTACGCGCACCCGGGTCGTGCTGGAAAAGCCCATTGGCCACGACCTGGAGTCGTCGCGCCGGGTCAACGATGCCGTGGCGCGCTTTTTCCCGGAAAGCCGGGTGTACCGCATCGACCACTATCTGGGCAAGGAGACGGTGCAGAACCTGATCGCCCTGCGCTTTGCCAACAGTCTGTTCGAAACCCAGTGGAACCAGAACTCGATCTCCCATGTGGAGATCACCGTGGCCGAGAAGGTCGGCATCGAAGGCCGCTGGGGCTATTTCGACAAGGCCGGGCAGTTGCGCGACATGATCCAGAATCACCTGTTGCAGTTGTTGTGCCTGATCGCCATGGACCCGCCCAGCGACCTGTCGGCCGACAGCATCCGTGACGAGAAGGTCAAGGTGCTCAAGGCGCTGGCGCCGATCACGGGCGATGGGCTGAGCACTCGCGTGGTGCGTGGCCAGTACATTGCCGGCTACAGCGACGGCAAGGCGGTGCCCGGCTACCTGGAAGAAGACAACGCCAACGCGCAGAGTGACACCGAGACGTTTGTCGCCCTGCGTGCCGACATCCGCAACTGGCGTTGGTCTGGCGTGCCGTTCTACCTGCGTACCGGCAAGCGCATGCCGCAGAAGCTGTCGCAGATCGTCATCCACTTCAAGGAAACGCCGCACTACATCTTTGCCCCGGAACAGCGTTTGCAGATCGGTAATAAACTGATCATCCGCCTGCAGCCGGACGAAGGTATCTCTCTGCGGGTGATGACCAAGGAACAGGGGCTGGACAAGGGCATGCAACTGCGTAGCGGCCCGCTGCAACTGAATTTTTCCGACACCTGGCGCACTGCACGGATTCCGGATGCCTACGAGCGCTTGCTGCTCGAAGTGATGCGCGGCAACCAGAACCTGTTCGTGCGCAAGGACGAGATCGAGTACGCCTGGAAGTGGTGCGACCAGCTCATAGCGGGCTGGCGCAACGCAGGCGATACCCCCAAACCTTACGCGGCCGGTTCCTGGGGGCCAATGAGCTCGATTGCACTGATCACTCGTGATGGGAGGGCGTGGTATGGGGATATCTGACCTGAAATTGCCGGCAACCGTTAGGGCGCATGCGCTGGCCGACGCCGGGACGCTTTCGACAACCCTGGCCGCTGACGTGGCCGAGCGTCTGCGTGCCGCGATCAGCGGCAAGGGCCAGGCCTGCCTGGTGCTTTCCGGCGGCCGTAGCCCGGTGCCGTTTCTTGAGCAGTTGGCAACCGAGACGCTGGACTGGTCGAAGGTCACCGTCAGCCTGGCTGACGAGCGCTGGGTGCCGGTCGAGCATGCCGACAGCAACGCAGGCCTGCTGGCTCGCCATCTGTTCCAGGGCGCTGCGGGCAAGGCGCGTTTCATTAGTTTGTATCGGCAGGCCGAGAGCCTTGAGGCTGCAGCTCAAAGTGCCGACCAGGCCCTGGCCGAACTGCCAGCCATCGATGTGCTGGTGCTCGGCATGGGTGACGACGGCCATACCGCGTCGCTGTTCCCTGGCAGCCCCAACCTGGCCTCAGGCCTGGACCGCGACAGCCAGCGACGTTGCCTGGCGATGCTGGCGCCGAGCGTACCGCATCAGCGCCTGTCGATGACCCGCTCGCTGCTGGCCAGCGCCGCTTTCATCGCACTGTCCGTGCAAGGCCCGGGCAAACTCGCTACCCTGCGCGCCGCGCTGGCGGGCAACGACCCATCCGAAATGCCGATTCGCGCCTTTCTTCACGACCCCCTGGACATCTACTGGTGCCCATGAGCCAAGGATCCACTGTCATGACCACCCTCGAACGCCCACAGCCCAAGCTCTCGATGGCCGAGAAAGCCGCCCGGATCGACGCGATCTGTGGCGCGGCGCGTATCTTGCCGGTAATCACCATCGCCCGCGAAGAAGACATCCTGCCCCTGGCCGATGCCCTGGCTGCCGGCGGCATCCGTACCCTGGAAGTGACCCTGCGCTCGCAGCATGGCCTGAAGGCGATCCAGGTGTTGCGCGAGCAGCGCCCGGAGTTGTGCGTTGGCGCCGGCACGGTGCTCGATCGCAGCATGTTCGCTGCCGTTGAAGCGGCGGGTGCCCAATTTGTCGTGACGCCGGGCATCACCCAGGACATTCTCGAAGCCGGTGTGGACAGCGAGATTCCGCTGCTCCCAGGCATCAGCACGCCATCGGAAATCATGATGGGCTACGCCCTGGGTTACCGCCGCTTCAAGCTGTTTCCGGCGGAAATCAGTGGTGGCGTAGCAGCGATCAAGGCCTTTGCCGGGCCGTTTGGTGATATCCGCTTCTGCCCGACCGGTGGGGTAAACCCGGCCAATGTGCGCAATTACATGGCTTTGCCCAACGTGATGTGCGTGGGTGGAACCTGGATGCTCGACAGCGGCTGGATCAAGAACGGCGACTGGGCACGGATCGAGGCGTGCAGCGCCGAGGCCATGGCCTTGCTGGACTGAAATTGAATTTGTTGTGTGCTTTACGGCTTATGGGGCGCTTGGTCGGCGCCCCTTTTTTTGCCTGCAGGTTTTGTGCGGCAGCGTCAGGCCCTCTCGGCGGCAAGCCGGCTCCCACAAGGTCGCCACAGATCTCAACAACGGTGGAGTACCTGTGGGAGCCGGCTTGCCGGCGATAAGGCCAGTACAGGCAAAAAAAAGGCCCGCATCCAGGATGCAGGCCTTGGTCTTTGCGAAGCTGCTTACGCCGCCTTGGCCTCTTGCTGGCTCAGTGAGCGGTTCAGTGCACTGAACAGTGCCTTGAAGCTTGCGGTGGTGATGTTTTCGTCGATACCCACGCCGTGCACCGGGCGACCACCGGCCACGCGCAGCTCGATGTAGGCCGCTGCCTTGGCGTTGGTACCGGCGCCAATGGCGTGCTCGTTGTAGTCCATGATTTCCACGGCGATTGGCAGGCCGGCAACCAGGGCTTCCAGGGCGCCATTGCCCTTGCCGCGCCAGTGCAGGGTGGTTTCGCCTTCACCGGCGACTTCCACTTCCACGGCGCTGTGGCCGTTTTCTTCCTGCAGGCGATGGCTGACCAAGGCGTACGGGCTGTTGGCCTGGAGATATTCCTTGTGCAGCAGGCTGTAGATCTGCTGGGCGGTCATTTCCAGGCCCAGGCGGTCGGTTTCACCCTGCACTACCTGGCTGAATTCGATCTGCATGCGGCGCGGCAGGCTGATGCCATATTCCTGTTCGAGCAGGTAGGTGATACCACCCTTGCCAGACTGGCTGTTGACGCGGATGACCGCCTCGTAGCTGCGGCCGATGTCGGCCGGGTCGATCGGCAGGTACGGCACTTCCCACAGTTCGCCTTCCTGCTGCTTGGCGAAGCCCTTGCGGATGGCGTCCTGGTGCGAGCCGGAGAACGCGGTGTGCACCAGGTCGCCGACATACGGGTGACGTGGGTGAACCGGCAGTTGGTTGCATTCTTCGACCACCTTGCGCACGCCGTCGATGTCGGAGAAGTCCAGTTGCGGGTCGATACCCTGGGTGTAGAGGTTCAGCGCCAGGGTTACCAGGTCGACGTTGCCGGTACGCTCGCCGTTGCCGAACAGGCAGCCCTCGGCGCGGTCGGCGCCGGCCATCAGGCCCAGCTCGGTGGCGGCGATGCCGGTGCCACGGTCGTTGTGGCAGTGCAGGCTGATGATCACGCTGTCACGGCGGCTGACGTTGCGGCAGAACCACTCGATCTGGTCGGCGTAGATGTTCGGCGTGGCGACTTCCACAGTGGCCGGCAGGTTGAGGATGACCTTGTGCTCAGGGGTCGGGTTCCACACCTCGATGACCGCGTCGCAGACTTCCTTGGCGAACTCCAGTTCGGTGGCGCTGAAGGTCTCGGGTGAGTACTGGAAGGTCCAGTGGGTTTCCGGCTGCTGGGCGGCATATTTGACGAACAGCTTGGCTGCGTTCACCGCGATGTCCTTCACGCCTTGCTTGTCCTGGTTGAAGACGATGCGGCGGAACGACGGGCTGGTGGCGTTGTACAGGTGGACGATGGCCTTCTTGGCACCGCGCAGCGACTCGAAGGTGCGGGCGATCAGGTCCTCACGGGCCTGGGTGAGCACCTGGATGGTGGTGTCGTCCGGGATGTGGCCATCTTCGATCAGGGTGCGCACGAAGTCGAAGTCGGTCTGCGACGCGGATGGGAACGAGGCTTCGATTTCCTTCACGCCAACCTGCACCAAAGTCTTCCAGAAACGCAGCTTCTTCTCCGAGTCCATCGGCTCGATCAGCGACTGGTTGCCATCACGCAGGTCGGAGCTGCACCAGATCGGCGCCTCGGTGATGGTCTTCGACGGCCAGGTACGGTCCGGCAGGTCGATGGTCGGGAAAGCGCGGTACTTCTTCGATGGGTCTTTGAGCATGGTCATGGAAGCAATCCTTTTGTGTGCGGCCGAGATCGGGCCTGCCGAGCGATAACGAGATGAAGAGGCGAGGCGACGCGATTCAACCTGGTAGTCGGGCGCTGACCAGGCAGAGGCTGCGATGTTGTCGGAGCAGGATGAGGGTGCTGAAGGTTTTCATGCCTTCAACCCTAACCAGTGGGGTGGGGGATGGCAAGTGCTGGCGGAAAATTGAGAGGAATGCTTAAAAAAAGCTTAATGACGAGATTTTATAGCTTGAATTCTTTTCAAGCTTTTAGCGTGTTGCGCTGTATTTTTTGATCGCGCAAGACGGGGGAAGTGATGCCGAGGGTGCTGGCCCCATCGCCGGCAAGCCGCCTCCCACCAGGACAGCGGCGATCCTTGTGGGAGCCGGCTTGCCGGCGATGCGGGCGCTACGGTCTCAGGGCTGGAACGCGCCAATGAAGATTGCCGGATCCACCCGTGCATCGTTCAGGCTGACATTCCAGTGCATATGTGGCCCGGTGGCCCGCCCGGTCGAGCCGACCCGGCCAACCACCTCGCCCCGGCGCAACTGCTGGCCGACCGCCACATCGATCTTCGACATATGGCAGAACATGCTGATGAACCCCTGTCCATGGTCGACAAATACCGTGCGTCCGTTGAAGAAATAGTCGCCCACCAGAATCACCTTGCCATTGGCAGGTGTCTTGATCGGCGTACCCGCCGGCACCGCAAAATCCAAACCCGCATGCGGGTTGCGCTCCTCCCCATTGAAGAAGCGGCGCACGCCGAACTTGCTCGACAGCGGCCCGCTCACCGGCTTGTCGAGCACCAGGTTGCTCGGCAGGGAGGGGC
The Pseudomonas sp. KU43P genome window above contains:
- a CDS encoding D-hexose-6-phosphate mutarotase, whose product is MPEHPLHRFFTSQRPRPTFEWERYQQRDVLIIDHPRCQAAFSRQGAQLLHFQPAGERPWLWCAEQWPQVGAIRGGVPVCWPWYGRHPSEDLWPAHGWARLLDWKLVDSREDEEGVTLKWRLDVCDWQVDLQARLGSRMELSLSTEHQDSEPCQLSHALLAYWRISDVSEIALSGLEDIEGYDRLNRQACREDGALKVKGGCQKVYPGTPRVQLQDPAWQRELCIDTGDSDDTVVWHPGNRPLMGVSGRESQGFVCVEAASGSGEGLSLAPGQRAHLRLQAHRLS
- the hexR gene encoding DNA-binding transcriptional regulator HexR; this translates as MRNLLEQIQGRLDELNKAERKVAEVILLNPQQATRFSIAALAQAAKVSEPTVNRFCRSFGVSGYPELKLQLAQSLASGAAYVSRAVEADDDPAAYTQKIFGSAIASLDAACQQLDPQQVSRAVDMMIQARQIHFFGLGASAPVALDAQHKFFRFNLAVSAHADVLMQRMLASVAHTGDLFVIISYTGRTRELVEVARLARENGASVLGLTAAGSPLAQACSLSLHIPLPEDTDIYMPMTSRIIQLTVLDVLATGMTLRRGVDFQPHLRKIKESLNASRYPIEDDELN
- a CDS encoding carbohydrate ABC transporter permease, whose product is MHSPAAKLSLSRIAIHAVLLAAVLLYLVPLVVMLLTSFKTPEDISSGNLLSWPAVFSGIGWVKAWDTVSGYFWNSIMITVPAVLISTAIGALNGYVLSMWRFRGSQLFFGLLLFGCFLPFQTVLLPASFTLGKLGLASTTEGLVLVHVVYGLAFTTLFFRNFYVSVPDALVKAARLDGAGFFTIFRRIILPMSTPIIMVCLIWQFTQIWNDFLFGVVFSSGDSQPITVALNNLVNTSTGAKEYNVDMAAAMIAGLPTLLVYVVAGKYFVRGLTAGAVKG
- a CDS encoding carbohydrate porin encodes the protein MEQRNRIRTLGSLALLAAVGSSGVQAAEAFSSESKWMTGDWGGTRTELLEKGYDFTLDYVGEVAGNLNGGYNDDKTARYSDQFALGAHLDLQKILGWHDAEFKLAITERSGRNLSNDRISDPRAGQFSSVQEVWGRGQTWRLTQMWVKQKYFDGALDVKFGRFGEGEDFNSFPCDFQNLAFCGSQVGNWVGGIWYNWPVSQWALRVKYNITPDFFVQVGAFEQNPSNLETGNGFKLSGSGTKGAILPVEMVWSPKVNGLPGEYRLGYYYSTAKADDVFDDVNGNPQALTGADFKSHSSKHGWWVVAQQQVTAHAGDVNRGLSLFANFTVHDKATNVVDNYQQVGLVYKGAFDARPKDDIGFGVARIHVNDDVKKRAELLNAQSGIDDYDNPGFVPLQRTEYNAELYYGFHVTNWLTVRPNLQYIKSPGGVDEVDNALVAGLKIQSSF
- a CDS encoding ABC transporter substrate-binding protein, with the translated sequence MNSTLRLAAAISLASVFPLSALAADSKGSVEVVHWWTSGGEKAAVDVLKAQVEKDGFTWKDGAVAGGGGATAMTVLKSRAVAGNPPGVAQIKGPDIQDWAATGLLDTDVLKDVAKEGKWNTLLDKKVADTVKYQDDYVAVPVNIHRINWLWINPEVFKKAGIDKAPTTLDEFYAAADKLKAAGFIPLAHGGQPWQDSTVFESVVLSVMGVDGYKKALVDLDDATLKGPEMVKSLTELKKVATYMDPDGKGQDWNLEATKVINGKAGMQIMGDWAKSEWTLAKKVAGKDYECVAFPGTQKAFLYNIDSLVVFRQKDQGTAAGQQDIAKRVLDENFQKVFSTNKGSIPVRNDMLADMGKYGFDTCAQTSAKDFLADAKSGGLQPSMAHNMATTLAVQGAFFDVVTNYINDPKADPADAAKKLAAAVKAAK
- a CDS encoding ABC transporter ATP-binding protein → MATLELRNVNKTYGSGLPDTLKDIQLSIKDGEFLILVGPSGCGKSTLMNCIAGLENITGGAILIDEQDVSGMSPKDRDIAMVFQSYALYPTMSVRENIEFGLKIRKMPQAAIDEEVARVAKLLQIEHLLARKPAQLSGGQQQRVAMGRALARRPKIYLFDEPLSNLDAKLRVEMRTEMKLMHQRLKTTTVYVTHDQIEAMTLGDKVAVMKDGIIQQFGTPQQIYNDPANQFVASFIGSPPMNFIPVRLTRQDGRLLALLDSGQARCELPLGMASEGLEGREIILGIRPEQITLGSGEGNGLPGIRADVQVTEPTGPDLLVFVTLNQTKVCCRLAPDVACRVGDSLHLQFDPARVLLFDAATGERLGLGSGNASVKDNVAHFKSR
- a CDS encoding carbohydrate ABC transporter permease gives rise to the protein MTTATAQLRASPLDALQRWLPKLVLAPSMFIVLVGFYGYILWTFVLSFTTSTFLPTYKWAGLAQYARLFDNDRWWVASKNLLLFGGLFIAISLAIGVLLAVLLDQRIRREGFIRTIYLYPIALSMIVTGTAWKWLLNPGMGLDKLLRDWGWEGFRLDWLIDPDRVVYCLVIAAVWQASGFIMAMFLAGLRGVDPSIIRAAQIDGASLPRIYWSVVLPSLRPVFFSALMILSHIAIKSFDLVAAMTAGGPGYSSDLPAMFMYSFTFSRGQMGMGSASAILMLGAILAILVPYLYSELRSKRHA